In one window of Desulfobacterales bacterium DNA:
- the rpsO gene encoding 30S ribosomal protein S15, producing the protein MVLTSENKQAVIERFKLHDSDTGSPEVQVALLSHRIDYLTEHLKVHKKDHHSRRGLLMMVGRRRRLLNYVKNKDVQRYRTIIETLGLRR; encoded by the coding sequence GTGGTTTTAACATCAGAAAACAAACAGGCTGTAATCGAGCGCTTTAAGTTGCATGACAGCGATACGGGTTCCCCCGAAGTCCAGGTAGCGCTCTTGTCCCATCGGATCGATTACCTTACTGAACACTTAAAAGTTCATAAAAAAGACCATCACTCCCGCAGGGGATTGTTGATGATGGTGGGACGCCGCCGCCGGCTGCTGAATTACGTTAAAAATAAGGATGTTCAACGGTATCGGACCATTATTGAAACCCTCGGGTTGCGGCGCTAA
- the truB gene encoding tRNA pseudouridine(55) synthase TruB, with the protein METNGIVVIDKPAGITSAKVVAVVKKLLGAKKVGHTGTLDPFATGVMICCLNQATRLARFFLSGHKTYEAVLRLGIDTDTQDSTGTVTSQCEWIEFSENKIRSVLKQFTGTIQQQPPAFSALKHKGVPLYKLARSGQPVRKAARRVQITAIEIRAIELPEIRFVVSCSAGTYIRTLCADIGAALGCGGHLKTLRRIESSGFSIREAISLPSLEAVSASGNVQDCIIDMAGALRNMPVFVADSGLMDKIRFGKPLTDLDMDPDRIDLSGDFFKVVDSENRLLAVVSLNKKDRAYKYNCVFHS; encoded by the coding sequence ATGGAAACAAACGGGATTGTTGTTATCGACAAACCGGCCGGTATTACGTCCGCAAAGGTTGTGGCTGTCGTCAAAAAATTGCTCGGGGCCAAAAAAGTCGGACATACCGGTACGCTGGACCCGTTTGCAACCGGCGTGATGATATGCTGTCTCAATCAGGCAACCCGGCTTGCGCGGTTTTTTTTAAGCGGTCACAAAACTTACGAGGCGGTCCTTCGGCTCGGCATTGACACCGACACCCAGGACAGCACCGGAACGGTGACGTCGCAATGTGAATGGATCGAATTTTCTGAAAATAAAATTCGATCGGTGCTGAAACAATTTACCGGAACGATCCAGCAGCAGCCGCCTGCTTTTTCGGCATTAAAACACAAGGGCGTGCCGCTTTACAAACTTGCCCGAAGCGGCCAACCGGTGCGAAAGGCTGCCCGGCGGGTACAGATTACAGCTATTGAAATCCGCGCAATCGAGCTGCCGGAAATACGCTTTGTTGTTTCCTGTTCCGCCGGCACCTATATCCGTACGCTTTGCGCGGACATCGGCGCAGCCCTGGGATGCGGGGGGCACCTGAAAACGTTGCGGCGAATTGAAAGCAGCGGATTTTCAATCCGCGAAGCGATCTCGCTGCCGAGTCTGGAAGCTGTTTCAGCTTCCGGAAACGTTCAGGATTGCATCATTGACATGGCCGGCGCGCTGCGCAACATGCCGGTGTTTGTTGCCGATAGCGGGTTGATGGATAAAATTCGGTTTGGAAAACCCTTAACGGATCTCGATATGGATCCCGACCGAATAGACCTTTCAGGTGATTTTTTTAAGGTGGTGGACTCTGAAAACCGGCTTCTGGCGGTGGTGAGCTTAAATAAAAAAGACAGGGCTTATAAATATAATTGTGTATTTCATTCTTAG
- a CDS encoding DHH family phosphoesterase — protein MNQIIQQLKNSRNVLLASHENPDGDAIGSLLALGLALDLLKKKTTLYNPSPIPAVYRFLPSVKRVVKHLRKGDNFDTAVILDCGDFKRIGHGAATAAQVPVTINVDHHVTNTGFGTYQLIDTQACATAEIVYRLIKALDVAFSRDMAKSIYTGILTDTGSFRFSNTNHSAFAICEEMIACGADPYGIAQHVYGKYSLGRIKLLNLALDSIEISRNGRLSLMTVTKEMLSETGTQPEDADGLINYARRIEAVTVAALVQEQTNNKGSIKKNQFHVSLRSDGTVDVARIAAAFGGGGHASASGFSIQAPLADIKDRIMGLAEEL, from the coding sequence ATGAATCAAATCATACAGCAATTGAAGAATAGCCGGAACGTTTTGCTGGCATCCCATGAAAATCCGGACGGAGACGCCATCGGATCGCTGTTGGCATTGGGACTTGCCCTGGACTTGCTGAAAAAAAAAACCACCCTTTACAATCCGAGCCCCATCCCGGCCGTTTATCGCTTCCTGCCGTCGGTCAAGCGGGTGGTGAAGCACCTAAGAAAAGGTGATAATTTTGATACGGCCGTTATTCTGGATTGCGGCGATTTTAAGCGAATCGGCCATGGGGCCGCCACCGCCGCCCAGGTTCCGGTTACGATCAATGTGGATCATCATGTCACCAATACCGGTTTTGGAACGTACCAGCTGATCGACACCCAGGCCTGTGCCACTGCGGAAATTGTATATCGGCTGATCAAGGCCTTGGATGTTGCCTTCAGCCGCGACATGGCCAAATCGATTTATACCGGGATTTTAACCGATACCGGTTCATTTCGATTTTCAAACACAAATCATTCGGCTTTTGCGATCTGCGAGGAAATGATTGCCTGCGGCGCCGACCCGTATGGGATTGCGCAGCATGTTTACGGTAAATATTCCCTGGGGCGTATCAAGCTGCTGAACCTGGCCCTGGATTCCATCGAAATTTCACGCAACGGCAGGCTGTCCCTGATGACGGTGACAAAAGAAATGCTGAGTGAAACCGGCACCCAGCCTGAAGATGCGGACGGCCTGATCAATTATGCCAGGCGAATTGAAGCGGTCACAGTCGCTGCCCTGGTTCAGGAACAAACGAACAACAAGGGCAGCATAAAGAAAAACCAGTTCCATGTCAGCCTGCGCTCCGACGGCACGGTGGATGTTGCCCGGATTGCAGCCGCTTTCGGCGGGGGCGGTCATGCGAGCGCCTCCGGATTCAGCATCCAGGCCCCGCTGGCCGATATTAAAGACCGGATTATGGGTCTGGCTGAAGAGCTTTGA
- the rbfA gene encoding 30S ribosome-binding factor RbfA has translation MKPFARSDRVGGLIQKLLSELLYKGINDPRLKTASITGVKVSADLKSAYIYFVTSGGATRKQEAADGFKKALGYIKRELAPKLGLRYMPALKFFYDDSFDYGTRIDTILKSLKTEHESNHTAIEE, from the coding sequence ATGAAGCCCTTCGCGCGCTCGGACAGGGTGGGGGGACTGATCCAAAAACTCCTGTCAGAGCTGTTATATAAAGGCATAAATGATCCGCGTCTTAAAACGGCCAGCATCACCGGCGTAAAGGTCTCTGCGGATTTAAAATCTGCCTATATCTATTTCGTCACATCCGGCGGCGCCACGCGCAAACAGGAAGCGGCGGATGGCTTTAAAAAAGCGCTGGGATATATCAAACGCGAGCTGGCGCCCAAGCTGGGCCTTCGCTATATGCCCGCGCTGAAATTTTTTTATGACGATTCCTTTGACTATGGAACACGTATCGATACGATATTAAAATCATTAAAAACCGAACATGAATCAAATCATACAGCAATTGAAGAATAG
- a CDS encoding DUF503 domain-containing protein, producing MVVGFGIIRFRLHDCHSLKGKRKIIKAIISRLRNNFNASVAEVGSNDVYQKAEIGFALTGNDRMLINSKIDKLFNFVEELGLAEIVDTEMEIIIL from the coding sequence ATGGTTGTCGGTTTTGGAATTATCAGATTCAGGCTGCATGACTGCCACAGCCTGAAGGGTAAAAGAAAAATCATAAAAGCGATTATCAGCCGGCTGCGCAACAATTTCAATGCGTCGGTGGCTGAGGTCGGATCCAATGATGTTTATCAAAAGGCGGAAATCGGTTTCGCCTTAACCGGCAACGACCGCATGCTGATAAATTCTAAAATCGATAAACTGTTCAACTTTGTTGAAGAGCTGGGCCTGGCGGAAATCGTTGACACCGAAATGGAGATCATTATTTTATGA
- the infB gene encoding translation initiation factor IF-2 has protein sequence MAKIRVYELARDLSMENKALLEKLAEMKVDVKSHMSSLDDEIIAQVKDFVLGKKKETVVETRVKSTVIRRRVKLVTVKKSPSEPVAEAAEPADAEAVAAQPVPEAAPGEEPPQAAEAPETPVEAQAAPSTAPPVEPIEEPAPAVEPISPPADTQPATPPKPKKGKPAKATKKAKKDAPAKIIKLPTVLAKKAPEPEAVPAEPAVPVVKEKIDRKPPGKKIKGEPPPLPIEEEESKGRPKKKGKLKPVEALEDPKFFKKKISFRRKEIIEGADLYAAEPRHRKGRKGVKARAVKGQKTQITTPKAIKRRIKIDEAIVLSDLAKRMGVKANEMIAKLMALGVIATVNQTIDFETATLVAAEFEFELEKAAFEEDTVLKKIAADDPANLVPRPPVVTIMGHVDHGKTSLLDVIRKTSVTELEAGGITQHIGAYNVSTEKGQIVFLDTPGHEAFTAMRSRGAKITDIVVLVVAADDGVMPQTIEAINHSKAAGVPIIVAVNKIDKANADPARSRRQLADVGLTSEDWGGDTIFVDVSAKTHEGIDSLLEMILLQAELMELTANPDKLAVGHVVEAKLDSGRGPVATVLVQNGTLRTGNTIVCGVHYGKIRAMLNDKGERVESAGPSIPVEVQGLSGVPLAGDDLAALDDEKNAKQISLHRIQKRRSKDLAKTSRLSLEKLYESLQSGEVKDLNLIIKADVEGSIEALRDSLVKLSNEEVKINVIHAATGTITESDVSLASVSDAIIIGFNVRPSPKVQEIANEENVEMNFYSIIYDVIKDVRDAIVGLMSSTFEERSLGRAEIREVFHVPKVGAIGGSYVTDGKIERSRPVRVLRDGIVIYEGKISSLKRFKDDAKEVQTGYECGIGIENFNDLKIGDVFECYYLEEIKPELA, from the coding sequence ATGGCAAAGATCAGGGTATATGAGCTTGCCAGGGATCTTAGCATGGAAAACAAGGCGCTCCTTGAGAAACTGGCTGAAATGAAGGTCGACGTAAAGAGCCACATGAGCTCTCTGGACGATGAGATAATTGCCCAGGTAAAGGACTTTGTTCTCGGCAAAAAAAAGGAAACGGTGGTTGAAACGCGCGTAAAGTCGACGGTTATTCGGCGGCGCGTAAAACTGGTGACGGTAAAAAAATCGCCGTCGGAACCCGTTGCTGAAGCTGCTGAACCGGCCGACGCCGAAGCGGTCGCTGCGCAACCGGTCCCGGAAGCCGCCCCAGGTGAAGAACCCCCCCAGGCGGCCGAAGCCCCGGAAACCCCGGTAGAAGCCCAGGCTGCGCCGTCGACAGCTCCGCCTGTGGAACCTATTGAGGAACCGGCCCCGGCAGTTGAACCAATTTCCCCGCCGGCGGACACTCAACCGGCCACACCCCCAAAGCCGAAAAAGGGAAAACCAGCCAAAGCAACCAAGAAGGCCAAGAAAGACGCTCCGGCTAAAATTATTAAGCTTCCCACCGTATTGGCAAAAAAAGCGCCGGAGCCTGAAGCGGTTCCGGCAGAACCGGCCGTTCCGGTTGTAAAAGAAAAAATTGACAGAAAACCGCCCGGAAAAAAAATTAAGGGAGAGCCCCCTCCGCTGCCGATAGAGGAGGAAGAATCTAAAGGCCGGCCGAAAAAGAAAGGCAAATTGAAACCGGTCGAGGCTCTGGAAGATCCCAAATTTTTTAAAAAGAAAATTTCCTTCCGGCGCAAAGAAATTATCGAAGGGGCAGATCTATACGCAGCAGAGCCCCGGCATCGGAAGGGGCGAAAAGGGGTTAAAGCCAGGGCCGTTAAAGGGCAAAAGACTCAGATTACAACCCCCAAAGCCATTAAGCGCCGCATCAAGATTGATGAAGCGATTGTCCTGTCGGATCTGGCGAAACGGATGGGCGTCAAAGCCAATGAAATGATAGCAAAACTGATGGCGCTGGGCGTCATCGCAACGGTAAACCAGACCATCGATTTTGAAACCGCCACACTGGTGGCCGCTGAGTTTGAATTCGAGCTTGAAAAGGCAGCCTTTGAAGAAGATACCGTATTGAAAAAAATCGCGGCTGATGATCCGGCCAATTTGGTTCCCCGTCCGCCGGTGGTTACCATCATGGGGCATGTCGACCACGGCAAGACGTCGCTTTTAGACGTCATTCGCAAAACCAGCGTCACCGAACTGGAAGCCGGCGGTATCACCCAGCACATCGGCGCTTATAACGTGTCCACTGAAAAAGGACAAATTGTTTTCCTGGACACACCCGGCCATGAGGCATTTACCGCCATGCGCTCCCGCGGCGCCAAAATTACCGATATCGTGGTTCTGGTAGTCGCCGCGGACGATGGCGTCATGCCGCAAACCATTGAAGCGATCAACCATTCCAAAGCGGCCGGCGTTCCCATTATTGTAGCCGTCAACAAAATCGACAAGGCAAATGCCGATCCGGCCCGAAGCCGGCGGCAACTGGCGGATGTCGGCCTCACCTCCGAGGACTGGGGCGGCGATACCATTTTTGTGGATGTCTCCGCCAAAACCCATGAAGGGATTGACAGCCTGCTGGAGATGATTCTGCTCCAGGCCGAATTAATGGAGCTAACGGCCAATCCGGACAAACTGGCGGTGGGCCACGTGGTCGAAGCAAAACTGGATTCCGGCAGGGGGCCGGTTGCCACTGTTCTGGTCCAAAACGGCACCCTGCGCACCGGCAACACGATTGTGTGCGGGGTCCATTATGGAAAAATCCGCGCGATGCTGAACGACAAAGGCGAGCGGGTGGAATCCGCCGGACCGTCCATACCGGTGGAGGTGCAAGGGCTTTCTGGCGTGCCCCTGGCCGGCGACGATCTGGCCGCCCTGGACGACGAGAAAAACGCCAAGCAGATCAGCCTCCACCGCATCCAGAAGCGGCGCTCCAAAGATCTGGCCAAAACCAGCCGGCTGAGCCTGGAAAAACTTTATGAAAGCCTGCAGTCCGGTGAAGTCAAAGATCTGAATCTGATTATCAAAGCAGACGTGGAGGGTTCCATCGAGGCCCTGCGAGACTCACTTGTCAAGCTTTCAAATGAAGAAGTAAAAATCAATGTCATCCATGCCGCCACCGGGACCATTACCGAGTCGGATGTTTCCCTGGCGAGTGTATCCGACGCGATCATTATCGGTTTCAACGTTCGGCCCAGCCCTAAAGTTCAGGAGATCGCCAACGAAGAAAACGTAGAAATGAACTTCTACAGTATCATATACGATGTGATTAAAGACGTCCGGGACGCCATTGTCGGCTTGATGTCATCCACCTTTGAAGAACGAAGTTTGGGCCGCGCGGAAATTCGCGAAGTCTTTCATGTTCCCAAAGTGGGCGCCATCGGGGGGAGCTATGTTACCGACGGCAAAATTGAACGCAGCCGACCGGTTCGGGTCCTTAGAGACGGCATTGTTATCTATGAGGGTAAAATTTCATCCCTTAAACGCTTTAAAGATGATGCCAAAGAAGTTCAAACCGGATACGAATGCGGTATCGGCATCGAAAACTTTAACGACCTCAAGATCGGCGATGTTTTTGAGTGTTATTATCTAGAGGAAATTAAGCCGGAATTGGCTTAA
- the nusA gene encoding transcription termination factor NusA: protein MLIADIKRVVEQVSRDKGINRSVLIKALEEALKSAARKKFGSKIDIEVQYNEENGEIEVFQFKEVVETVEEPEIQISLPNGRKLDPECEVGDSIGTKMEPATFGRIAAQSAKQVIIQKMKDAEKDAVYASFIERKGEIINGIVQRIERGDLIVNLGQTEGILPVREQVPKETYRRGDRIRAFILNVLLDTRGPQIILSRTHPNFLINLFKTEVPEISEGIVKIMGAAREPGIRAKFAVASNDTDIDPVGACVGMKGSRVQNVVQELRGEKIDIISWHLDPAKFVCNALAPAEISRVIIDEYNRAMEVIVPDEFLSVAIGKRGQNVRLASKLTGWHLDVQSESLYSKALQDGYASLVALPGVGASLADALYEKGFYSVEELAKAAKEDLVQIKGIGDETALKLIEASKQAAKTAAKEAKAARAAEAAEAAESAKAAQAAEAAEAAEVDPETLSENEELSEAESATTAPSESEQKDAEDKMVKDRSADAQEAVPENKPE from the coding sequence ATGTTAATTGCAGACATCAAACGAGTCGTAGAACAGGTCAGTCGAGACAAGGGCATTAATCGATCGGTTTTAATCAAAGCGCTTGAAGAGGCCCTTAAATCCGCTGCCCGAAAAAAATTTGGAAGCAAAATCGATATCGAAGTTCAGTACAACGAAGAAAACGGGGAAATCGAGGTCTTTCAGTTTAAAGAGGTGGTGGAAACCGTCGAAGAGCCGGAAATTCAAATCAGCCTGCCGAACGGTCGAAAACTGGACCCGGAATGCGAGGTGGGCGACAGCATCGGAACCAAAATGGAACCGGCCACATTCGGGCGAATAGCGGCGCAGTCCGCCAAACAGGTCATTATTCAGAAAATGAAGGATGCTGAAAAGGATGCCGTATATGCGAGTTTTATTGAACGCAAAGGCGAAATCATCAATGGCATCGTCCAGCGCATCGAGCGGGGAGATCTTATTGTGAACCTGGGTCAAACCGAGGGCATCCTCCCGGTTCGCGAGCAGGTTCCCAAAGAGACCTATCGCCGCGGCGACCGCATCCGGGCCTTTATTCTGAACGTTCTCCTTGATACGCGTGGGCCTCAGATCATTTTGTCTCGAACCCATCCAAACTTTTTAATCAATTTGTTCAAAACAGAGGTGCCTGAAATCAGCGAAGGTATCGTTAAAATCATGGGCGCCGCCCGGGAACCGGGAATCCGGGCGAAATTTGCTGTGGCTTCGAACGATACGGACATCGACCCGGTGGGCGCCTGCGTCGGTATGAAAGGCAGTCGCGTTCAGAATGTCGTCCAGGAGTTGCGGGGTGAAAAAATAGATATCATCTCCTGGCATCTGGACCCGGCCAAATTCGTTTGTAATGCCCTGGCTCCTGCTGAAATTTCCCGGGTGATTATTGATGAATATAATCGCGCAATGGAAGTCATTGTTCCGGATGAATTTCTCTCGGTTGCCATCGGCAAACGCGGGCAAAATGTCCGCTTGGCCTCAAAACTGACCGGTTGGCACCTGGATGTACAAAGCGAATCGCTTTACAGCAAGGCCTTGCAGGATGGCTATGCGTCGCTGGTTGCGTTGCCCGGCGTGGGTGCGAGTCTGGCGGACGCATTATATGAAAAAGGGTTTTATTCAGTGGAAGAACTAGCAAAAGCAGCTAAAGAAGACCTGGTCCAAATTAAGGGGATCGGTGATGAAACCGCCCTTAAATTAATCGAAGCATCGAAACAGGCGGCGAAAACAGCGGCCAAAGAAGCCAAAGCGGCCAGAGCGGCTGAAGCAGCTGAAGCGGCCGAATCGGCCAAGGCAGCCCAAGCAGCTGAAGCGGCTGAAGCGGCTGAAGTCGACCCAGAGACGCTATCCGAAAATGAAGAACTTTCGGAGGCTGAAAGCGCGACAACCGCGCCATCCGAATCGGAACAAAAAGATGCTGAAGATAAAATGGTAAAGGACAGATCGGCGGATGCTCAGGAAGCAGTGCCGGAGAACAAACCCGAATAG
- a CDS encoding ribosome maturation factor RimP yields the protein MLGRKKIKAKQTASDQVALSNKSWQEIVARTKRLAQGLCEAEGIELVHVEFQREAGGRILRLYIDQPGGISLNDCVNINRQMGDLLDVNIENVGPYNLEVSSPGTDRPLSKEIDYDKFKGNMASIKTTKPIGGQKNFKGVLSGISGGVVSLLVGDKTVAIPLQEIARTRLVDYHGESQC from the coding sequence GTGCTTGGACGAAAAAAAATAAAAGCGAAACAGACGGCATCCGATCAGGTGGCGCTGTCCAATAAATCCTGGCAGGAGATTGTCGCCCGGACGAAGCGTTTGGCGCAGGGGCTGTGTGAAGCCGAAGGAATAGAGCTGGTACATGTTGAATTTCAGCGTGAGGCCGGCGGTCGGATTTTGCGACTTTATATCGACCAGCCCGGGGGGATCTCGCTGAATGATTGTGTCAATATCAACCGCCAGATGGGGGATCTGCTGGACGTCAATATCGAAAATGTGGGCCCGTATAATCTGGAAGTGTCATCGCCGGGAACCGATCGCCCGCTGAGCAAAGAGATCGACTATGATAAATTCAAGGGAAATATGGCAAGTATAAAAACGACAAAGCCAATTGGTGGACAAAAAAACTTCAAGGGCGTTCTATCCGGCATATCCGGCGGGGTAGTATCACTCTTGGTTGGAGACAAAACGGTCGCGATTCCCTTACAGGAAATTGCCCGGACGCGGTTGGTTGATTATCATGGAGAAAGCCAATGTTAA
- a CDS encoding MerR family transcriptional regulator, which translates to MALKPHPPPVLPDKLYFKIGEVSNLAGIPTYVLRFWESEFKQISPRRTQSGQRQYKKSDVELILKIKHLLYDRKFTIQGAKRHLLAATKAPQSESPAEAFAEICSELKQIKKLLAKPL; encoded by the coding sequence ATGGCCTTAAAACCGCACCCCCCACCAGTATTGCCGGACAAACTTTACTTTAAAATTGGAGAGGTGAGCAACCTTGCCGGAATTCCGACATATGTCCTGCGGTTCTGGGAATCCGAATTTAAGCAGATAAGCCCCCGGCGAACCCAATCCGGTCAGCGCCAATACAAAAAAAGTGATGTTGAGTTGATATTAAAAATAAAACACCTTCTTTACGACCGCAAATTTACCATCCAGGGCGCCAAACGCCACCTCCTGGCTGCAACCAAAGCTCCCCAAAGCGAATCGCCCGCCGAGGCCTTCGCTGAAATTTGTTCAGAATTAAAACAGATAAAAAAACTCCTGGCCAAACCGCTTTAG